A genomic stretch from Balaenoptera musculus isolate JJ_BM4_2016_0621 chromosome 9, mBalMus1.pri.v3, whole genome shotgun sequence includes:
- the NOS3 gene encoding nitric oxide synthase, endothelial isoform X2, producing the protein MGNLKSVGQEPGPPCGLGLGLGLGLCSKQGPASPAPEPSRAPAPAPPPAPDHSPQLTRPPEGPKFPRVKNWEVGSITYDTLCAQSQQDGPCTPRRCLGSLVFPRKLQSRPSQGPPPPEQLLSQARDFINQYYSSIKRSGSQAHKERLQEVEAEVGATGTYQLRESELVFGAKQAWRNAPRCVGRIQWGKLQVFDARDCSSAQEMFTCICNHIKYATNRGNLRSAITVFPQRTPGRGDFRIWNSQLVRYAGYRQQDGSVRGDPANVEITELCIQHGWTPGNGRFDVLPLLLQTPDEAPELFVLPPELVLEVPLEHPTLEWFAALGLRWYALPAVSNMLLEIGGLEFPAAPFSGWYMSTEIGTRDLCDPHRYNILEDVAVCMDLDTRTTSSLWKDKAAVEINLAVLHSYQLAKVTIVDHHAATASFMKHLENEQKARGGCPADWAWIVPPISGSLTPVFHQEMVNYVLSPAFRYQPDPWKGSTAKGTGITRKKTFKEVANAVKISASLMGTVMAKRVKATILYASETGRAQSYAQQLGRLFRKAFDPRVLCMDEYDVVSLEHETLVLVVTSTFGNGDPPENGESFAAALMEMSGPYNSSPRPEQHKSYKIRFNSISCSDPLVSSWRRKRKESSNTDSAGALGTLRFCVFGLGSRAYPHFCAFARAVDTRLEELGGERLLQLGQGDELCGQEEAFRGWAQAAFQASCETFCVGEDAKAAAQDIFSPKRSWKRQRYRLSAQAEGLQLLPGLIHVHRRKMFQATVLLVENLQSSKSTRATILVRLDTGGQEGLQYQPGDHIGICPPNRPGLVEALMSRVEDPPPPTESVAVEQLEKGSPGGPPPGWVRDPRLPPCTLRQALTFFLDITSPPSPQLLRLLSTLAEEPSEQQQLETLSQDPRRYEEWKWFRCPTLLEVLEQFPSVALPAPLLLTQLPLLQPRYYSVSSAPSAHPGEIHLTVAVLAYRTQDGLGPLHYGVCSTWLSQLKTGDPVPCFIRGAPSFRLPPDPSLPCILVGPGTGIAPFRGFWQERLHDIESKGLQPAPMTLVFGCRCSQLDHLYREEVQDAQQRGVFGRVLTAFSREPDSPKTYVQDILRTELAAEVHRVLCLERGHMFVCGDVTMATSVLQTVQRILATEGDMELDEAGDVIGVLRDQQRYHEDIFGLTLRTQEVTSRIRTQSFSLQERHMRGAVPWAFDPPGPDTPGP; encoded by the exons ATGGGCAACTTGAAGAGCGTGGGCCAGGAGCCCGGGCCACCCTGCGGCCTGGGGCTAGGGCTGGGCCTCGGGCTGTGCAGCAAGCAGGGCCCGGCCTCCCCAGCACCCGAGCCCAGCCGGGCACCGGCACCCGCACCCCCGCCCGCGCCAGACCACAG cccccagctAACCCGGCCTCCAGAGGGGCCCAAGTTCCCCCGTGTGAAGaactgggaggtggggagcaTCACGTACGACACTCTGTGCGCGCAGTCACAGCAG gACGGGCCCTGCACCCCCAGACGCTGCCTGGGCTCCCTGGTGTTCCCACGGAAACTGCAGAGCCGACCCTCCCAGGGCCCTCCACCCCCTGAGCAGCTGCTGAGCCAAGCCAGGGACTTCATCAACCAGTACTACAGCTCCATCAAGAG gagCGGCTCCCAGGCTCACAAGGAGCGGCTTCAGGAAGTGGAAGCCGAGGTGGGGGCCACGGGCACCTACCAGCTTCGTGAGAGCGAGCTGGTGTTCGGGGCCAAGCAGGCCTGGCGCAACGCCCCCCGCTGCGTGGGCCGGATCCAGTGGGGGAAGCTGCAG GTGTTCGATGCGCGGGATTGCAGCTCTGCACAGGAGATGTTCACCTGCATCTGCAACCATATCAAGTACGCCACCAACCGGGGCAACCTCCG TTCGGCCATCACAGTGTTCCCCCAGCGCACTCCGGGCCGCGGAGACTTCCGAATCTGGAACAGCCAACTGGTGCGCTACGCGGGCTACAGGCAGCAGGACGGCTCCGTGAGGGGGGACCCAGCCAACGTGGAGATCACCGAG CTCTGCATCCAGCACGGCTGGACCCCAGGAAACGGCCGCTTTGATGTGCTGCCCCTGCTGCTGCAGACCCCAGATGAGGCTCCAGAACTCTTTGTTCTGCCCCCCGAACTGGTCCTCGAGGTGCCCCTGGAGCACCCCAC GCTGGAGTGGTTCGCGGCCCTGGGCCTGCGCTGGTACGCCCTCCCAGCAGTGTCCAATATGCTGCTGGAAATTGGGGGCCTGGAGTTCCCTGCAGCCCCCTTCAGCGGCTGGTACATGAGCACGGAGATTGGCACGCGGGACCTGTGTGATCCTCACCGCTACAACATCCTGGAG GATGTGGCCGTCTGCATGGACCTGGATACCCGGACCACCTCATCCCTGTGGAAAGACAAGGCAGCCGTGGAAATCAacttggctgtgctgcacagttACCAG ctcGCCAAAGTGACCATCGTGGACCACCACGCTGCCACAGCCTCCTTCATGAAGCACCTGGAGAACGAGCAAAAGGCCAGGGGGGGCTGCCCTGCCGACTGGGCCTGGATCGTGCCCCCCATCTCGGGCAGCCTCACCCCAGTCTTCCATCAGGAGATGGTCAACTATGTCCTGTCCCCTGCTTTCCGCTACCAG CCAGACCCCTGGAAGGGGAGCACAGCCAAGGGCACCGGCATCACCAGGAAGAAGACCTTTAAGGAAGTGGCCAA TGCGGTGAAGATCTCTGCCTCACTCATGGGCACCGTGATGGCGAAGCGAGTGAAGGCGACCATTCTGTACGCCTCCGAGACCGGCCGGGCCCAGAGCTACGCACAGCAGCTGGGGAGGCTCTTCCGGAAGGCCTTCGACCCTCGG GTCCTGTGCATGGATGAGTATGACGTGGTGTCCCTGGAGCACGAGACGCTGGTGTTGGTGGTGACCAGCACCTTTGGGAATGGCGATCCCCCAGAGAACGGAGAG AGTTTTGCAGCGGCCCTGATGGAGATGTCGGGCCCCTACAACAGCTCCCCTCGGCCAGAACAACACAA GAGCTACAAAATCCGCTTCAACAGCATCTCCTGCTCAGACCCGCTGGTGTCCTCCTGGCGGCGGAAGAGGAAGGAGTCCAGTAATACCGACAGCGCAGGGGCGCTGGGGACCCTCAG GTTCTGTGTGTTTGGGCTGGGCTCCCGGGCGTACCCCCATTTCTGCGCCTTTGCTCGTGCGGTGGACACGCGGCTGGAAGAGCTGGGAGGGGAGCGGCTGCTTCAGCTGGGCCAGGGCGATGAGCTATGCGGCCAGGAGGAGGCCTTCCGCGGCTGGGCCCAGGCTGCCTTCCAG gcctccTGTGAGACGTTCTGCGTGGGGGAGGATGCCAAGGCCGCGGCCCAGGACATCTTCAGCCCCAAACGGAGCTGGAAACGCCAGAGGTACCGGCTGAGCGCCCAGGCCGAGGGCCTCCAGCTGCTGCCAG GCCTGATCCACGTGCACAGGCGGAAGATGTTCCAGGCCACAGTTCTCTTGGTGGAAAACCTGCAAAGCAGCAAGTCCAC ccgggCCACGATCCTGGTGCGCCTGGACACTGGAGGCCAGGAGGGGCTCCAGTACCAGCCGGGGGACCACATAGGCATCTGCCCGCCCAACCGGCCGGGGCTCGTGGAGGCGCTGATGAGCCGCGTGGAGGACCCGCCGCCGCCCACCGAGTCTGTGGCAGTGGAGCAGCTGGAGAAGGGCAGCCCAG gtgGCCCTCCTCCCGGCTGGGTGCGGGACCCCCGGCTGCCCCCGTGTACACTGCGCCAGGCTCTCACCTTCTTCCTGGACATCACCTCCCCGCCCAGCCCTCAACTTCTTCGGCTGCTCAGCACCCTGGCGGAAGAGCCCAGCGAGCAGCAGCAACTCGAGACCCTCAGCCAG gACCCCCGGCGCTACGAGGAGTGGAAGTGGTTCCGCTGCCCCACCCTGCTGGAGGTGCTCGAGCAGTTCCCATCTGTGGCACTGCCTGCCCCGCTACTCCTCACCCAGCTGCCCCTGCTCCAGCCCCGGTACTACTCGGTCAGCTCAGCACCCAGCGCCCATCCAGGAGAGATCCACCTCACAGTAGCTGTGCTGGCATACAGGACCCAAG ATGGGCTGGGTCCCCTGCACTACGGAGTCTGCTCCACATGGCTGAGCCAACTCAAGACTGGAGACCCCGTACCCTGCTTCATCAGGGG GGCTCCCTCCTTCCGGCTGCCGCCTGATCCCAGCTTGCCCTGCATCCTCGTGGGCCCGGGCACTGGCATCGCCCCCTTCCGGGGATTTTGGCAGGAGCGGCTACACGACATCGAGAGCAAAG GGCTGCAGCCTGCCCCCATGACCTTGGTGTTCGGCTGCCGGTGCTCCCAGCTCGACCATCTCTACCGCGAGGAGGTGCAGGATGCCCAGCAGCGCGGGGTGTTTGGCCGCGTCCTCACCGCCTTCTCCCGGGAACCCGACAGCCCTAAG ACCTACGTGCAGGACATCCTGCGGACGGAGCTGGCTGCTGAGGTGCACCGCGTGCTGTGCCTCGAGCGGGGCCACATGTTTGTCTGCGGCGATGTCACCATGGCAACCAGCGTCCTGCAGACGGTGCAGCGCATCTTGGCGACAGAGGGCGACATGGAGCTGGATGAGGCCGGCGACGTCATCGGCGTGCTGCGG GATCAGCAACGCTATCACGAGGACATTTTCGGGCTCACGCTGCGCACCCAGGAGGTGACAAGCCGCATACGCACCCAGAGCTTTTCCTTGCAGGAGCGGCATATGCGGGGCGCGGTGCCCTGGGCGTTCGACCCGCCCGGCCCAGACACCCCTGGCCCCTGA
- the NOS3 gene encoding nitric oxide synthase, endothelial isoform X1, producing MGNLKSVGQEPGPPCGLGLGLGLGLCSKQGPASPAPEPSRAPAPAPPPAPDHSPAPHSPQLTRPPEGPKFPRVKNWEVGSITYDTLCAQSQQDGPCTPRRCLGSLVFPRKLQSRPSQGPPPPEQLLSQARDFINQYYSSIKRSGSQAHKERLQEVEAEVGATGTYQLRESELVFGAKQAWRNAPRCVGRIQWGKLQVFDARDCSSAQEMFTCICNHIKYATNRGNLRSAITVFPQRTPGRGDFRIWNSQLVRYAGYRQQDGSVRGDPANVEITELCIQHGWTPGNGRFDVLPLLLQTPDEAPELFVLPPELVLEVPLEHPTLEWFAALGLRWYALPAVSNMLLEIGGLEFPAAPFSGWYMSTEIGTRDLCDPHRYNILEDVAVCMDLDTRTTSSLWKDKAAVEINLAVLHSYQLAKVTIVDHHAATASFMKHLENEQKARGGCPADWAWIVPPISGSLTPVFHQEMVNYVLSPAFRYQPDPWKGSTAKGTGITRKKTFKEVANAVKISASLMGTVMAKRVKATILYASETGRAQSYAQQLGRLFRKAFDPRVLCMDEYDVVSLEHETLVLVVTSTFGNGDPPENGESFAAALMEMSGPYNSSPRPEQHKSYKIRFNSISCSDPLVSSWRRKRKESSNTDSAGALGTLRFCVFGLGSRAYPHFCAFARAVDTRLEELGGERLLQLGQGDELCGQEEAFRGWAQAAFQASCETFCVGEDAKAAAQDIFSPKRSWKRQRYRLSAQAEGLQLLPGLIHVHRRKMFQATVLLVENLQSSKSTRATILVRLDTGGQEGLQYQPGDHIGICPPNRPGLVEALMSRVEDPPPPTESVAVEQLEKGSPGGPPPGWVRDPRLPPCTLRQALTFFLDITSPPSPQLLRLLSTLAEEPSEQQQLETLSQDPRRYEEWKWFRCPTLLEVLEQFPSVALPAPLLLTQLPLLQPRYYSVSSAPSAHPGEIHLTVAVLAYRTQDGLGPLHYGVCSTWLSQLKTGDPVPCFIRGAPSFRLPPDPSLPCILVGPGTGIAPFRGFWQERLHDIESKGLQPAPMTLVFGCRCSQLDHLYREEVQDAQQRGVFGRVLTAFSREPDSPKTYVQDILRTELAAEVHRVLCLERGHMFVCGDVTMATSVLQTVQRILATEGDMELDEAGDVIGVLRDQQRYHEDIFGLTLRTQEVTSRIRTQSFSLQERHMRGAVPWAFDPPGPDTPGP from the exons ATGGGCAACTTGAAGAGCGTGGGCCAGGAGCCCGGGCCACCCTGCGGCCTGGGGCTAGGGCTGGGCCTCGGGCTGTGCAGCAAGCAGGGCCCGGCCTCCCCAGCACCCGAGCCCAGCCGGGCACCGGCACCCGCACCCCCGCCCGCGCCAGACCACAG CCCGgctccccacagcccccagctAACCCGGCCTCCAGAGGGGCCCAAGTTCCCCCGTGTGAAGaactgggaggtggggagcaTCACGTACGACACTCTGTGCGCGCAGTCACAGCAG gACGGGCCCTGCACCCCCAGACGCTGCCTGGGCTCCCTGGTGTTCCCACGGAAACTGCAGAGCCGACCCTCCCAGGGCCCTCCACCCCCTGAGCAGCTGCTGAGCCAAGCCAGGGACTTCATCAACCAGTACTACAGCTCCATCAAGAG gagCGGCTCCCAGGCTCACAAGGAGCGGCTTCAGGAAGTGGAAGCCGAGGTGGGGGCCACGGGCACCTACCAGCTTCGTGAGAGCGAGCTGGTGTTCGGGGCCAAGCAGGCCTGGCGCAACGCCCCCCGCTGCGTGGGCCGGATCCAGTGGGGGAAGCTGCAG GTGTTCGATGCGCGGGATTGCAGCTCTGCACAGGAGATGTTCACCTGCATCTGCAACCATATCAAGTACGCCACCAACCGGGGCAACCTCCG TTCGGCCATCACAGTGTTCCCCCAGCGCACTCCGGGCCGCGGAGACTTCCGAATCTGGAACAGCCAACTGGTGCGCTACGCGGGCTACAGGCAGCAGGACGGCTCCGTGAGGGGGGACCCAGCCAACGTGGAGATCACCGAG CTCTGCATCCAGCACGGCTGGACCCCAGGAAACGGCCGCTTTGATGTGCTGCCCCTGCTGCTGCAGACCCCAGATGAGGCTCCAGAACTCTTTGTTCTGCCCCCCGAACTGGTCCTCGAGGTGCCCCTGGAGCACCCCAC GCTGGAGTGGTTCGCGGCCCTGGGCCTGCGCTGGTACGCCCTCCCAGCAGTGTCCAATATGCTGCTGGAAATTGGGGGCCTGGAGTTCCCTGCAGCCCCCTTCAGCGGCTGGTACATGAGCACGGAGATTGGCACGCGGGACCTGTGTGATCCTCACCGCTACAACATCCTGGAG GATGTGGCCGTCTGCATGGACCTGGATACCCGGACCACCTCATCCCTGTGGAAAGACAAGGCAGCCGTGGAAATCAacttggctgtgctgcacagttACCAG ctcGCCAAAGTGACCATCGTGGACCACCACGCTGCCACAGCCTCCTTCATGAAGCACCTGGAGAACGAGCAAAAGGCCAGGGGGGGCTGCCCTGCCGACTGGGCCTGGATCGTGCCCCCCATCTCGGGCAGCCTCACCCCAGTCTTCCATCAGGAGATGGTCAACTATGTCCTGTCCCCTGCTTTCCGCTACCAG CCAGACCCCTGGAAGGGGAGCACAGCCAAGGGCACCGGCATCACCAGGAAGAAGACCTTTAAGGAAGTGGCCAA TGCGGTGAAGATCTCTGCCTCACTCATGGGCACCGTGATGGCGAAGCGAGTGAAGGCGACCATTCTGTACGCCTCCGAGACCGGCCGGGCCCAGAGCTACGCACAGCAGCTGGGGAGGCTCTTCCGGAAGGCCTTCGACCCTCGG GTCCTGTGCATGGATGAGTATGACGTGGTGTCCCTGGAGCACGAGACGCTGGTGTTGGTGGTGACCAGCACCTTTGGGAATGGCGATCCCCCAGAGAACGGAGAG AGTTTTGCAGCGGCCCTGATGGAGATGTCGGGCCCCTACAACAGCTCCCCTCGGCCAGAACAACACAA GAGCTACAAAATCCGCTTCAACAGCATCTCCTGCTCAGACCCGCTGGTGTCCTCCTGGCGGCGGAAGAGGAAGGAGTCCAGTAATACCGACAGCGCAGGGGCGCTGGGGACCCTCAG GTTCTGTGTGTTTGGGCTGGGCTCCCGGGCGTACCCCCATTTCTGCGCCTTTGCTCGTGCGGTGGACACGCGGCTGGAAGAGCTGGGAGGGGAGCGGCTGCTTCAGCTGGGCCAGGGCGATGAGCTATGCGGCCAGGAGGAGGCCTTCCGCGGCTGGGCCCAGGCTGCCTTCCAG gcctccTGTGAGACGTTCTGCGTGGGGGAGGATGCCAAGGCCGCGGCCCAGGACATCTTCAGCCCCAAACGGAGCTGGAAACGCCAGAGGTACCGGCTGAGCGCCCAGGCCGAGGGCCTCCAGCTGCTGCCAG GCCTGATCCACGTGCACAGGCGGAAGATGTTCCAGGCCACAGTTCTCTTGGTGGAAAACCTGCAAAGCAGCAAGTCCAC ccgggCCACGATCCTGGTGCGCCTGGACACTGGAGGCCAGGAGGGGCTCCAGTACCAGCCGGGGGACCACATAGGCATCTGCCCGCCCAACCGGCCGGGGCTCGTGGAGGCGCTGATGAGCCGCGTGGAGGACCCGCCGCCGCCCACCGAGTCTGTGGCAGTGGAGCAGCTGGAGAAGGGCAGCCCAG gtgGCCCTCCTCCCGGCTGGGTGCGGGACCCCCGGCTGCCCCCGTGTACACTGCGCCAGGCTCTCACCTTCTTCCTGGACATCACCTCCCCGCCCAGCCCTCAACTTCTTCGGCTGCTCAGCACCCTGGCGGAAGAGCCCAGCGAGCAGCAGCAACTCGAGACCCTCAGCCAG gACCCCCGGCGCTACGAGGAGTGGAAGTGGTTCCGCTGCCCCACCCTGCTGGAGGTGCTCGAGCAGTTCCCATCTGTGGCACTGCCTGCCCCGCTACTCCTCACCCAGCTGCCCCTGCTCCAGCCCCGGTACTACTCGGTCAGCTCAGCACCCAGCGCCCATCCAGGAGAGATCCACCTCACAGTAGCTGTGCTGGCATACAGGACCCAAG ATGGGCTGGGTCCCCTGCACTACGGAGTCTGCTCCACATGGCTGAGCCAACTCAAGACTGGAGACCCCGTACCCTGCTTCATCAGGGG GGCTCCCTCCTTCCGGCTGCCGCCTGATCCCAGCTTGCCCTGCATCCTCGTGGGCCCGGGCACTGGCATCGCCCCCTTCCGGGGATTTTGGCAGGAGCGGCTACACGACATCGAGAGCAAAG GGCTGCAGCCTGCCCCCATGACCTTGGTGTTCGGCTGCCGGTGCTCCCAGCTCGACCATCTCTACCGCGAGGAGGTGCAGGATGCCCAGCAGCGCGGGGTGTTTGGCCGCGTCCTCACCGCCTTCTCCCGGGAACCCGACAGCCCTAAG ACCTACGTGCAGGACATCCTGCGGACGGAGCTGGCTGCTGAGGTGCACCGCGTGCTGTGCCTCGAGCGGGGCCACATGTTTGTCTGCGGCGATGTCACCATGGCAACCAGCGTCCTGCAGACGGTGCAGCGCATCTTGGCGACAGAGGGCGACATGGAGCTGGATGAGGCCGGCGACGTCATCGGCGTGCTGCGG GATCAGCAACGCTATCACGAGGACATTTTCGGGCTCACGCTGCGCACCCAGGAGGTGACAAGCCGCATACGCACCCAGAGCTTTTCCTTGCAGGAGCGGCATATGCGGGGCGCGGTGCCCTGGGCGTTCGACCCGCCCGGCCCAGACACCCCTGGCCCCTGA
- the LOC118901163 gene encoding autophagy-related protein 9B-like — protein MPYHQRSGFACILLEDVFQLGQFIFIVTFTTFLLRCVDYSVLFANQPKNRTRPGSLHSKVTLSDAILPSSQCAQRIRSSPLLVFLLILAAAFWLFQLLRSVCKLFSYWDIRVFYREALCMPSEELSSVPWAEVQSRLLALQRSGGLCVQPRPLTELDVHHRILRYTNYQVALANKGLLPARCAVPWGGSAAFLSRGLALNVDLLLFRGPFSFFRGGWELPDAYKRSDRRAALAARWRRTVLLLAAVNLALSPLVLAWQLLHAFYSRAEVLRRESGALGTRRWSRLARLQLRHFNELPHELRARLARAYCPAAAFLRAAAPPAPLLALLARQLLFFAGALFAALLVLTVYDEDVLSVEHVLTAMTALGIVATVARSFIPGEQGQGRPPQILLPAALAHMHYLPEETGPAGRTSAYRQMARLLQYRAVSLAEELLSPLLTPLFLLFWFRPRALEIIDFFRHFTVDVAGVGDICSFALMDVKRHGHPQWLSEGQAEASLSERAENGKTELSLMRFSLLHPQWCPPGHSSKFLGHLRGRVQQDAAAWGASSVRSPLSPGILSNSASPLQEAFPANLSMQPLGPPQDLSPIVPCPAAATASLLASISRMTQDSSCVSPGGTGGQKLAQLPELASADMSLHAIYLHQLHRQQQQELWGEASASSLSRPWSSPPQTLSPEEEKPSWSSGSSPASSPRQQWRT, from the exons ATGCC CTACCACCAGAGGAGTGGCTTTGCCTGTATCCTGCTGGAGGATGTCTTCCAGCTGGG ACAATTCATTTTCATTGTCACCTTCACAACCTTCCTTCTTCGCTGTGTGGATTACAGCGTTCTCTTTgccaaccaaccaaaaaaccGAACAAGACCTGGGTCGCTCCACAGCAAAGTGACCTTGTCAGATGCTATCCTACCCTCATCCCAGTGTGCCCAGCG GATCCGCTCCAGCCCCCTGCTGGTCTTCCTGCTCATCCTGGCTGCTGCCTTCTGGCTCTTCCAGCTGCTTCGCTCGGTCTGCAAACTCTTCAGCTACTGGGACATCCGGGTGTTTtacagggaagccctgtgcatgCCCTCA gaggagctcagctcggtgcccTGGGCAGAGGTGCAGTCCCGCCTCCTGGCGCTGCAGAGGAGCGGGGGGCTGTGCGTGCAGCCGAGGCCGCTGACGGAGCTGGACGTCCACCACCGCATCCTGCGCTACACCAACTACCAGGTGGCGCTGGCCAACAAGGGCCTGCTGCCGGCCCGCTGCGCCGTGCCCTGGGGAGGCAGCGCGGCCTTCCTCAGCCGCGGCCTGGCGCTCAACGTCGATCTGCTCCTCTTCCGCGGGCCCTTCTCCTTCTTCCGCGGCGGCTGGGAGCTGCCCGACGCCTACAAGCGCAGCGACCGGCGGGCCGCCCTGGCCGCGCGCTGGCGGCGCACGGTGCTGCTGCTGGCGGCCGTGAACCTGGCGCTGAGCCCGCTGGTGCTGGCCTGGCAGCTGCTGCACGCCTTCTACAGCCGCGCGGAGGTGCTGCGGCGCGAGTCCGGCGCGCTGGGGACGCGCCGCTGGTCCCGCCTGGCCCGCCTGCAGCTGCGCCACTTCAACGAGCTGCCGCACGAGCTGCGCGCGCGCCTGGCCCGCGCCTACTGCCCCGCCGCCGCCTTCCTGCGCGCCGCCGCGCCCCCCGCGCCCCTGCTCGCGCTGCTCGCCCGCCAGCTCCTCTTCTTCGCCGGCGCGCTCTTCGCCGCGCTGCTCGTGCTCACCGTCTACGACGAGGACGTGCTCTCCGTGGAGCACGTGCTCACCGCCATGACCGCGCTCGGGATCGTGGCCACCGTGGCCAG ATCTTTCATTCCGGGTGAGCAGGGCCAAGGGCGTCCGCCGCAAATCCTGCTGCCGGCGGCCTTGGCGCACATGCACTACCTCCCGGAGGAGACCGGCCCTGCCGGCAGGACCAGCGCTTACCGGCAGATGGCGCGGCTGTTGCAATACCGAGCG GTCTCCCTCGCGGAGGAGCTCCTGTCGCCTCTCCTCACCCCACTGTTTCTGCTCTTCTGGTTTCGCCCTCGCGCCTTGGAGATTATTGACTTTTTTCGTCACTTCACTGTAGATGTGGCCGGGGTTGGGGACATCTGTTCCTTTGCCCTTATGGATGTGAAGCGCCACGGCCACCCTCAG TGGCTCTCGGAGGGACAGGCGGAGGCTTCACTGTCAGAGCGTGCCGAGAACGGGAAGACTGAGCTCTCACTGATGAGGTTCTCCCTGCTTCATCCACAATGGTGCCCCCCAGGCCACAGCTCCAAGTTCCTGGGGCACCTTCGAGGCCGGGTGCAACAAGACGCGGCCGCCTGGGGCGCCAGCTCGGTTCGCAGCCCCCTCAGCCCCGGGATCCTCAGCAACTCTGCCTCCCCTCTG CAGGAGGCCTTCCCGGCCAACCTCTCGATGCAGCCCCTCGGGCCCCCCCAGGACCTGAGCCCCATAGTCCCCTGCCCAGCTGCAGCCACGGCCAGCCTCCTGGCCTCCATTTCCCGAATGACCCAGGACTCAAG CTGTGTGTCCCCAGGAGGCACTGGGGGCCAGAAGCTGGCCCAGCTCCCAGAGCTTGCGTCTGCTGACATGAGTCTCCACGCCATTTACTTGCACCAG CTCCatcggcagcagcagcaggaactGTGGGGCGAGGCTTCAGCCTCCTCCCTGTCCAGGCCCTGGTCCAGCCCGCCGCAGACACTCTCGCCGGAGGAGGAGAAGCCATCCTGGTCCAGTG GCTCCAGTCCTGCTTCCAGCCCCAGACAGCAGTGGAGAACCTAG
- the LOC118901150 gene encoding autophagy-related protein 9B-like, with protein MVRQMGGGWGGVRTRGQLGRWGDLGRGSLPLLPVPLPPLPPPPGRGPGGGRVSIFSLAPAPHTQSTPSSAPSSAPGPPFPAVQAPGASQPRSSTLPTPATPATQSRPAMTPISAPPSWGSHSAPPPRRCPQDPPGLRIGPLVPEQVYERLDDCDPEGSQDSALHGEEQQPLLHVPEGLRGSWHHVQNLDSFFTKISFCALPGRRGTGGRETAV; from the exons ATGGTGAGGCAaatgggcggggggtggggtggggtgcggaCCAGGGGGCAGCTGGGGCGGTGGGGAGACCTGGGGCGTGGAtccttgcccctcctccccgtgccactgcctcctcttcctcctcctccgggTCGgggacctgggggagggagggtctcCATCTTCTCTCTGGCCCCTGCCCCTCACACACAAAGCACCCCTTCCTCAGCTCCTTCTTCAGCCCCGGGGCCCCCCTTCCCAGCGGTGCAGGCCCCAGGGGCTTCTCAGCCTCGCTCTAGTACCCTCCCCACTCCCGCTACCCCCGCCACGCAGTCCCGGCCCGCAATGACGCCCATCTCTGCTCCCCCTTCCTGGGGGTcccactctgcccctcccccacgccGATGCCCCCAGGACCCTCCTGGGCTGCGGATAGGCCCTCTGGTCCCTGAGCAGGTTTATGAGCGGCTGGATGACTGTGATCCTGAGGGGTCCCAAGATTCAGCCCTCCATGGGGAGGAACAGCAGCCCCTGCTTCATGTGCCTGAAGGGCTCCGAG GCTCCTGGCACCACGTCCAGAACCTGGACAGCTTCTTCACCAAGATATCCTTTTGTGCTCTGCCTGGCAGAAGGGGCACGGGAGGCAGGGAGACAGCGGTGTAG